The DNA window gtgccaaacaaattattttagcttcatccactataCAAActgagtttgtggcactttatgaagctacTGAGCAGGCAATGAGGCTGAGGAATTTCATATCTGAACTGAAGGTTGTAGATTTCATCTTTAAGCCTTTtcatttgtggtgtgacaatatttctgctattttctttgtaaataataacaagagatctagtagctccaaacacattgagattaaatatcttctGGTTCGTGAGAAGATCAATACTGGGGAGATCATTGTTAagcatattattactgaagaaatggttgctgatcctctgaccaaagctcttttagtgggagtttttaagactcatgtttctaacatggaCGTAATgaaatcttttgatatgcttgtttagtgggagtttacttatccatagtggtattgtaataaacattattttgttagatcatacattatgaacacaatctatattgagggtgtttattttccattatagtattcatttatattctctctcatcatcttattgtatgattattgtggtttaatttgacatgtcacagttaatgACGGTGTTTAGTCAAGTTTCGTGATTTATAACGgcatttagcctaaatccataGAGGTAGTTGTTAACCATAGGTTATATGtcaaagtgagatattaatacaagaaaatgacgATTTGcctaagtgttgattaatatcaaagttctctacaTGTGAAGTTTttaaggtaggctgatctttagataaggAACAGACCTATAAagaaggatatatcttatgtaatcacagttatgatataattcctttTATCTATGTTTCCAgacgatttgaattgataattttctgttgtttaTAACATTAGATAATTATATAtcatatattgaggtgtattttctactattgttcaacaatagagattattgattggatcaaagtttgttttgagtggtattcaatcttgggattatttggccagatgtcaatgAGAAGACAttagtatcagtgtagcccaagtgggagattgttaggactcttatgtgggcttaactgatactgaTTGACCTATTTGGCCTAAGAGAATAatgaccactctaattaggaaacttctagtcATATTCTATTGTGAAAAtagaatagggtttagggattctattatatatagaatactgacggttcCTGGAGCCattatttttcataataatactTTGGGAGTACTGCTTTCTCAAGtgtagagatagagagaagatcccagagtaagaggctgcagaagatctcaataGAATGACCCATATTGTGTGGTTtttcatcataattcgtggtacaagcgtcaaccttgatttagagacttcattcacgctcaacggATATGTAatcgatttctttccattattcattcttgtattctatacactgtaggtcattcaaatgattctaggatttagaatcattAACTACTACTTGCCACCACCTCCCTCGACCGATGGTAGAGGCTACAGCTATCCTTCGCCGCTGCCGCCATAAGGTGGAGCAATAGGCGGCAATGTCTATTTTCCTCCGCCGAGTTACTAGCCAGCACCACCTCCTCCGAACCCAATTGTGCCGTACTTTCCTTTCTACTTTCATTACCCTCCTCCGCCTCATGGATCCTCAAATTCCGTCCAATTGAAAGCTCCCGTTGTGTTGTCAACTTCAGTCATTCTTCTCTttctgtgtttttccttttggaatATCCCACTACAAATAATAATTCGTAGAATTGCAGATCTACAAATCAGTCAATTAGAAGAGAgtcagagagaaagagagaaagagagaaagagcttAATATTTATTGGGGGAAATGCTTTTCTACATCCGATGGTGCCACTCCGGGACGACGAGGATGAAGAAGGACAAGAAGGGTATCGTTTCACGAAGCAGAAATTAATTGCCTCCACCTCTGTAGCTCAATTGTCTCCTCTGCTCTGTTCTCATTCTTGCTGGGGCTGGGGCTGTAGAATGATTTGTAATTTCCTGGTAAAATTGTTGTTTTTTCCCACTTCGTTTCTCATTAATGTGATTAGAACCAAggtatgggagagggataggtaaaCTAGTGGTGTCCCTCTCCCACTTTGCAACTTGCGCTTCTTTCCAAAACCTTCACCGCCCTACCTCCACCTTCAATTTCTCTATCTTTTGTTTATCCTTGCCTCCACCCCACTCCCAATTGTTTGGGATTTAAAATTCTGCCAACCTCTTTTTAACCAATTATTTAGCATCCAAGATTGCAGAAGTTCAGAATTTTTGAACTCTGTTCTGATGATCACCTGGTTTTATTAAAACAGGTTTTGAAACCGATGGAGACATACCGTGATATGAGGAGGGATAAGGAAGAACCCCAGTTAATAAGGGAATAAGAGGGGGAGAGAGCCAGAGTCGAAGGTGGAAGAGGGCAAGGGAGCTAGCGTCAGAGATAATGgcggagatgaagaagaagagaaggagacgGGAGGAAGGGAGGAGAAGAAGTTGCAAGGAGTTACAAGAGAATGTTATAGATATGTGCACTCTATACTTAATCAATGGCATAGATCTAATttatctaatataaaaattaataaacgcTAACATTTTTAATTCGAATGTATTCCACTAGCATTCCCAatcttttctcatattttttattcatctagAAAAAAGAATTCGACCTTGATTCCAAGTGTTCCGTAATCTGACCTGGGATTAGATCATGTTTTGACTGATTGCACCACCATTGCATAGGAGCCCCGCCCCTGCCAATCCTCTCCTGtgttttaaaatcattttttcagATATTTTTATCTTATATCTGGGTAGTGACACCGATACAGGATTGATCAAATCGGAATTGGTGTTTTCAATACCAATCTGAATGGGCCGATACCAATACCCATACCAATACCTAAAGAATCGGTGTTCTGCCGACCGACCCGGATCCCAAAAGGTACCTGACGTACGTCGGTGGACTCTATCTGGTAGAGGAAACTGCCCTGGGAGACGAACAACATCGTCAAATGGTGACACTGCCAACAGAGACAGCACTTGTCCGAAAGATAGCCACGTGTATTATTACAAGACAACCGCGTCCAATGCTCCATTGGACACGTTCCACCTAGAAAGGCAATGTGTCCAAGCCTCATTCACTGTCTCGAATTCTCAATCCCCAACTCCCCTGCATATATATGGACCATAGAGAGCCTCACTCTCTGCAATTCGCACTGAACGGTACACACACACTGAACACAGCCAAGAGTTAACCAAAATCAGGTCAGAGCATTCAACGTATAGTGAAAATGAGTCAGCAACAGCCACAGAGGCCTCAACAATCTGGCGGGCaggagcagcagcagcagcaacccATCAAATATTCCGACGTGTTTCCAGTCTCCGGCGACCTCGCCACCAAACCCATCGCTCCAGAAGACGCTGCCATGATGCAGAGTGCCGAGAACCTGGTCTTAGGCAAGACCAAGACGGGTGGCCCAGCCTCTGTGATGCAATCAGCTTCCAAGTTTAACGAAGAGGCAGGTCTCGTTGGTCACACTGACGTTAACGATGTCACGGCTGAGGAAGGCGTCAACGTTACTGAGGTTCAGCTCCCCGTCGGCCGCATCATCTCCGAATCAGTTGCCGGAcaggttcaatttttttttcctctctttttcacaCCCCGGTTCGACCACTGGTCACTGGTTCGATTTTTAAATAACCCATGTTATTATAATGGTTCAGGTGGTTGGACAATACGCGCAGCCAGAGCCGTTGCAGCAGAGATCAACGGCATCTGTTCTTGAACAGAACGGAATAACCATAGGAGAGGCATTAGAAGCGTCTGCACTGACGGCAGGTGATAAGCCAATGGATCGAAGTGATGCGGCGGCGATACAGGCGGCGGAGGTGAGAGCGACGAGGAGGAATGATATTGTGCCAGGAGGGGTCGCAGCTGCGGCTCAATCGGCAGCAAATCTGAATGAGCGAACCATGCGAGATGAAAATAAGATTAAGTTGGCAGATGTTTTAACAGGTGCAACGGCGAAGTTGCCAGCCGATAAGGCGCCCACTAGTCAGGATGCTGAAGGAGTGGTGGCTGCCGAGATTAGGAACGATCCCAATTTGGCCACTCATCCTGGTGGTGTGGCTGCTTCTGTTGCCGCCGCTGCAAGTCTTAACCAGAAGAATCCTTAGGGTAGTGATGCTGGACTGTACGGACTATTAACTGCTCTGTTTTGTATGTGGTTGTATGTAGCTTGTCTCTTCCTCGATCTACATCTGTGTAGGAAGAACTGAAGGAGTAGTATAGTTAGAAGGGTTTTGGAGATGCAAGTCTGGCTTGTAATTTTGGAAGTGGTATTAGTAAGTTAGTATGTTAGTTTTACGTTTCTACATGTTATATTGTTATGTTTGGCTTTTGCGAGCAGTCTTCGTACAcgtttatcccttttttttttttttatgaaaataaaacagaataaaacGTTTGGTGTCAATTTGTTTGCGTGTCCCAAATGTTACCTACACATGTttttgaatgccccaagtgtgtTTACGTATGCTTTGGAGTATTGCGTGTGCTTACGCATGTCTCCAAGTGTTGCTTAAGTGTGCCTACGAAGGCACTGAAGTTTTTGAAGTGTTGCCTTAATTTCGGTTTcgttttaaataataaaaatgaataattatttCTGAAACAGATTTATTgaacattatttttttaatagtattttaatataaaattttaaaattctgtTTTAACACGAAATGTTGTTTTTAGAATAGAGTACTTAATAAACACAATCAATGAGGGGTTGAAAAATTGTAACATAGGTTCACTCGATCGGAGAATGAATAGGAGGCGGATCAGGATGTCGCATGAGAATGATTCTTGTATGGGATTGATCTATTCTATTGAATCCAACCAGGATAAAAATCTTGAGATAGACTTTATATATCTTTAGATTACTCGTACAAGAATCTGATCCACACTTGGAGTATGTTGTGAGTGTCGCAACATAGTCTGGTGTTTTATGTTAGAAGGTTAAAAAGAAAGTATATATGGAAATTTTTCTGGGGACCGGGTACAATTGTGACAATTACACAATAGTGGGGATCACATATCCCATAACCACCACCTGATCCAATGGATTTGTTGTTGACAAGTAGATTCTTTTTCCATCTGCTTAGATGATTTATTACTCAACTGTACCTTCCTGTATCTTAATGAAGTAAAAGCAATGACATTCCAAGTAAATCCATCCACAATGGTGAATCATAAACAATGGTTTTTGGCATTCGGCTATGCAAGAAACATGTGTGTTTAGTGTCCAACAGAGAACACAGATGAGTCCAAGATCAGTTTTCTGttggaaaataaattctttCGCAGCATCCATCCAGGTAAGCAATTGCAGACCTTACCTGTCGAACTATATTTGCCAAGAGTCGAAAGAAAGCATAGAGAATTTTTTATTCTAGGGGAGATATGTGAAACTGAATAGAAAGTACGAGGGATGATAAAGGTTTGATTCTAAGGGAAATTTAAAGAGAGGTTTGTTCTAGGGGAGAtttaaagagaaaggaaagtaaaaaattttaaagaaattttTGTAACCATTACTCCATGACTCCATGTTATatcatgtgattgtataaactaatAAACTAAGTGAAATTTTGATaactaaatatgaaataatttgaagttaatgatatagtcGTAAgtaatgattttaaaaatatttttttaagtatgaaaatttcagttccttcctttttatttcccttgcaatcaaatagAGTCAAAATTAAATCAGGAGCCAAATTTTTCTGACCAATACATGGTGTCCTCTTCCCAATCCATGGTTTGAGTTTACCAGTCGGCACGCCACATGGCAGAAAATGGATGCAAGAAACTGCACCCCCTTTTTTTACCATTTGCTATAGGAAATCCCAAAAGTAAATCGGCAACCCAAAGAGCAAGAGGATGCTCTGAATGCCAAACCTACAAGAGCTGTGCTAGATTTCAGGCCAGTAATATCAGAAGAGTTAGGAAATCAATTGATTCTCATTTTGCACAACATTGCCGGTCAAGCTGTTTACCAAAACCCTCTTGTCAGAAGACAATAAAGAACCCAACAAAATCTTTCCTGCACACATTTGTTTTCTTACTTCTCCTTCCCTACTAATGTACAAAAAATGTTAAATACAGAAACAGTAAAActgaaaaggagaaaagaaaattcctcAAGTGAGCACTATCTACAAAAGATGTGTGAGCTAACAGTACAGGTACTCCACGAAGTACCGTTCTCAACATGTCAAGTTGTTTAGATGACCTTTTGGAGTCCCAGCTCTGCGGAGACAAGTCTAAGCACCACTTGAACAAGCTCCCTTACTCTTGGTTCCCTGTTTGACCATAAAACAAACAGCTTACGTCAACAGCTCTATCTCTTCATAATTGCTACTATCTGGACAAAATTCATATGCTTATGTAACCATATTAATTTAAATCCATGCATTTGTTTGGAGAATTTATATGtcaatgaaattttgaaaagagagaaattctgAAAGACTGTCTTCCAGACCTTAAAATAACAAGCTCGCAAAATGAAGGAAACAGAACAAGCAGATGTGCACGTCCATCGTGATTCTCATTCATTGCTAGGACATCCTTTAAGTACGTAGGTAGGGAAAGGATTGATGCGGTATCTGGATGAATTACCAGCCGGGCCAACTCTTGAAGGAcaaaaataatttcttcaattctcactgcAGGCAGTGAACGCTCTCCTGAATACAGAGTCGATGCTTCAGTATTCTTTATAACAATTTGATATATGAAAGGATCCCTATAGAatattagaaactaaaatgaatAATAATTGCAACACGGAGGGAAGCTAGGCACCTAGGTCATTCTCATCGATCAAGAATCTTCTTAATATGTATTCACATCTGCTAACAAGCACCATGATCGCAATTTTGCAGACCTCAGATCTAGTTGAGTTCCACTGATCCACTTCACAGGCATAACTGGGAGAgcaccaaaaggaaaaaagaagcagaTGAGAAGTGATAAAGTGATAGATTAAAGTACAACCACCATCATAAAAAACTTCAGGTCTAGAAATGAAAAATGTTACACAATCTCATTGGTTAGGGATATCTTTATTGGGAGCAATTGATGGCCAGTGGTGAAAAGATGCTTAGCAGCTAATTTAAGAGTACAGGCCAGACAGAACCAATGGTGGCATGATGCTGTCAATAAGCACCAACTCATAAGCTAGTCTGTCAAGAAGTCCGACTACTTCGAAGACTGATTGGTTATCAATAATCAGAAACACTTTCCAaaaggttagggttttgattctCAGCCCCTTAAAATATCCCAATGATAATTAGGCTTGTTGACAAGAGGTTTTAAAATGACCAGGTTAACATACATTGAAGATTTAAAGAATAATGATTGCCTTCTGCAAAAGGCTGAGAATCAATATGCTGTTACTGAATTCAAGCAAAAATATTGATcaattctgtttttttggatcAATAAAAATTACTATAGTCCAAACTAAGAGCCATAATGCAAGGGATGGGATTAGTCAAAGCAGTAAGGGGACTTACTTGCACAAAGAAAATAACTTTTGTAAGCAAGCCAAGGAGAATCTACTGGAATGTGAAGGCAATAGTCCTACAGTCTCAACAGGTAAACAGCATGTCCGTGATGCACAACGGTCCAGAGTGGAAACTAGCCGTTCAAGAATCTGCACAAACAGTCATATTTTCAGACGAATAACAGTTGTATTTTCAGAAGAATAATAATTGAACAGACAACACTTGAACGTAGAGgagaaaataatagaataaaagaaacaacttaagaaggttAAACTAATCCTGAGTATATAGTGCTAGCTAACGTCACTTTCTGAAATATAAAAAGTGGCGAGCATATAGGGGTCCCCGACTCAAAAGTAAATGGTCACAATGGACCACAGATCTCCCAATCAAAATTCTGATGATGTCAACATTTCAttgcataaataaataaagaaagaaaagaaaagaaaaacaaaaaggtgATTATAAAATCAAAGTCTTGTTTAACCATGAGATCCACTGGTCTAGGTGAGACACTGGCAGTTACTGATTTCTTGATGTACATCTAGTCCGATACACTATTAATACTAAGAAACTGAAGTGAGAAGATTACATCTAAAGGAATGCCAGTCTCCGTGATcagaattttgtcacccaaaaCATTTAGAATGGTCATCTCTAGGGACTCATCAGCCTTGAGTGCTGATGGTGACAGAACATTGGAAGGAAGAGCACGCCCACAGGAACCCACAAGAAATATTTCATAAATGTCAGCCACTTCTTTCCAGAGTCGTATCCTGGCAGTTCTGCTAACATTTGAATCCCTTCCATGGTTTATGTTCGTGGTATTGACATCATCAACAAGAATTCGGTTGAAGCCTTCAACAGCTAATCTCCAGAGTGCACCATCTGGAGTGTCTCTTCTAGTTGCCATGCACCTTCACAAAGAGCCTCAAATCTCATCAGACTTTCACTGCATAGCTGCATTTCTCAAGCTTTTCAAATAAACTTTACACAGGCAGCCAAATTGTAAAGCAAAAAACGTAATGCTGAGAGGGGTGGACCATATAAACTAGGGCAGTAAGAATAATGTTTATCCTTTTATGATTTCTCTCTGGTGCACCAAAAACTTGACCCGCATCCATGCATCAAGTTCAACATAGGGACAACTATTGGTTCTCTCAAAGAATCAAGCAAACCAATCAGTAGTGAGactgaaaaaaaagaaggggggggggggagaaagagaatgagatAATGAAGGTATGCAACCTAATTGGAAGGGTTCATCATCTTCCAATATCACACTGCAAGAACAAGAGAATCCATCCAATTTTCTGATAACATggccaaccaaaaaaaaaagtattttccTAGTACTTAATTTAGTTGTAACCTGTTTTCAGAAGATGAAAAGTATTTATTgttaaaaattgaaatattttgtaAAATATACCATTTATATACCCCTATGGAATATGTAAATAAATGTAAACAATTTATCTCTGCCACCAAGAACTTctattcaaggaaaaaaaaaaaaaatttagcgGGCTAATGTTCATTCTGTCAGACAaacaaggagaaaaagaagggaatatTCAGAAGTTGATGAAAGAAGTCATGGATTGCCACTATCCAAGGCAAGCCTGAAACAAAGATTAAATGAACTTCTTCTAAGAATTCATACAACAAATCAGcagaaaaacaaaacataaaattcAGTTATTTGATACTGACATTTTGAAAGCCTTTCAACTACACCAAAACAAATTTAAATCTGATAGGTCATAGAGTCCTTACCTTCCAAGACCTTGAACAATCTCAGGGAATATGTTGTACTTCTCAACAGAAGGAGCTAATAGAAAAATGTCTACCAACACTGGAACAAGCTTTTCTCCAAATAAATTACTTGAGAAGCCTGCTACTACATCCTTTGTGAGGGAGCCAGAACTGAGAAATGgagtttctgttttcttttgggACGTGGAAGAAACACCATTTGGGAAATCTGAAGTAATCTTATGAGTTTCTGTGAGCATAGTTTTTGCAACTGCTACATTCTGTTTGTTTGCTACAGAACCAACATCTAGTTGAGGTGCCACTTTTACACCTTCTTGATTATGATTTCTGCTGCAGCTGGCTTGCTCTGTCTCAGcctctttttcttctaaagAAGCTTCTGATCCAGGAAGGTAAAGCAAAAGCTCACGGAGAAGCAGGGTCCACATTGAAGATAGGTGCTCTGTTGGACACAGTTGTGGAAGAATTTCGAGCATAGTACGCTGCACTAGTGGAACATGTAACTGGAAGAAATCAATGGAAATCCCATTAGACAAAAAAAGTGCCCTTGGAATTAGTCGGATCTAATAAGCCATATCATATATGGAGAAATTCAGAGACTTCCTAAAGAAAATAATCTTAAAAGCATAGAGCTCTAAATTAGGTTGTTTAATCTTGCTTCTTGTTTCTTTGGTTCTAATGGTTGGAGACGAACTGCAGCAGTCTAGAATCTAGATAATGCATCTTTCCCAGCTCATGCAGTGTACGCCAGaaaaatggttttattttaGCAAATGAATATCCAGTAAATGAGATAAGGTGGCATTCAAGGTCAAAGAAATATTTTGGCGGATGAATATCCAGGATATGAGACCACGGTGAGGcactatttttatttcaataggCAAGGATGGGATACTTTTTTATCTAATATTTTGTTTAGATGCGTCTTGCACCAAATAGTCAGGTCCCCAGTATCTCTTTTGAGATTGGagcttttcttttatctttaatAAATTCCGATGAAAAGAGAAGTAATCAGATCAGGTAATGATACCAAAGAACTTACTGTTTCTGCTTCCATGTTATCAGAATTACATTTAGGTTGCCCGACAGCCAAATGTATGATCTCTAGTAACTGCAAGTACATTCcttcatcaaacattttttgtgCTTGCATATATATTTCTCCTGcaaaataattttatcaaattcataaataaatgaGAATATACAGGAAATTCCATTATTTATGGAACCAATGCCCCAAACTTTGCTATTTTGGTCCTTGTCTATCATTTAAAGCATGACTTCATAGCTCACTTGTTTGTtttatgtaataagggtactttaggaacttATTACATGTCTAGTTGTCctatattattttctcttttttttttccctccctcgggaggtgtatgtaattctcATCTTATTAATAAAGCAATATAGGTGTGGTAGTCTAGAGACTCTCTCTAACACACAACATTCTATCTccatctctcctcttctccttctccaatcttctctcctcctttcttatTCTCCTGTGCTCTTCTAATCTCTCAGGAGTGATTCAGTCTAGTGGAGTTCATGGAGTTGAGAACAGACACCCACACTCCTCTATAAATCGAAAGACACAAACATTGCTTAATAATTAAGTTCACGGATACTGAAGCATTACCAAGACCATGCAAAATCTCCTGCTTCACCTTGCTTGCTGCATTACCACTGTAGTTTGGACGTCTTTGAAGAACAAGCTCATAAACATCAAGTACTGACTTAAGGTAAGGCATTGGCAAGTTCCCCTGATTCAACCCAAACTTTCTTTAGTTGGATAAACTATGTGTACATTAGAGACAATAGTTACATAATCCAGACAATTTCAAGACATTGTTTTTCATAACAAAAAGTAACAGATGGATAATTAACCACCAGCCACTTTACGAAAGAAGCAATATCACTGACTGAAGACAATATGATAGTTCACCTTAGGAGAATGAGAAAGAACAATTGTTTGTAAACAATTGATTGCTGCAAGTGCGACCTCTTTACTCCCATTTAAAATGCTATTCCTAACAAAAACTAGCAAAGACTCCCAACCTGTGAAATAGTAGCTCTAGTTATGACAGTGAAAATTTATGTGAAAAACTGTAAGTTGAAGTAAGCTCAATGAGTGGACCCACCAGACCAGAAATTGCTTAAACTTCtaaggaaagggaaaaatgaaCGCAGAAGGCGTGCTATGCCACCTAAGACCAATACAAGTGTTTCATCCCACTGTTTCTGAGCTGTGTTACGACTACACAGTCATCAAACAGGTAAATGATGGTAATTAGAGTATTATAATGTGAATAAGAAGACAACTTTCATGATGAAGATAACTGGTGATTTATGTACCTATGATGTATGAGCATATGAACTGCTTTTCCTCTTCGCGTTCCAAGTTCTTTACCTTGCCATTCATCTGTTGATGATGACGCTGCCTGCAACATTGATTCAGCACAATCAAAATGAAAgataaataactgaaaagtAATTTTCAATCCTGTTAACGTACCATCTGAGAAACACAATCTAGTGTAGGAAAGACATAATTCCAAAGGCAGTCCTCCCACATGCTTCTAGAAAGCTTCTGCCCATGACTTCCAAGGGTTTGAAAAAGTGTCCTAATTGCCGAGTTCCTTACCTGAAATATGAATAGTTGAAAAGCATATCCTTAGGGTAAAACAGATAACAAAGCAAGGACTCACAAAAGGAATACAGACTTCATTATCATACTCATAGAGGAATGGGAAGAATTTTATTAGCCAGCAAAGACACACAAGCCAGAACTACAGGCTTTAAGTTACTCAGAAGAACACACTAAAGGCCTTCCAGTTCAGAAGGTTGCTACTAGAAATCACTCCCTTCCAGTTTTCTAATAATCTCCAATGTACTTAAAAAGTCATGTATTAGAAGTTGAATCTTCCATTTATTGTTTTCCTGGACTATTTTGATTACTCAGGAAAAGGTTAATTTGCTTGGGCAGTTCAAATCTTCAATGTCTATTTACAGCCCCAAAGTGTTATTGAATAGCACTATCTTTTAACCTCACGAAATCAGCAAGTAATCAGAATAAATAGAAGacctttttttcattaaattttctTCAGAAGTTACTTTCCATATATTGGAGTCAAGCAATTCCTCCAGCTTGGTCGtacatttgttttttttggatgaataatataGTTAAAAACAGtggaaaagagggggggggtcAAAATAGACAGAGGcagaccccaggagacaacaatgagcctgttcttTAGGGAGTTAACAACAGATCTAAGGGAGAGGGAGGCAAGCTTGGAggagacatcaaagtagatggccaTCCAAATCTTGTCGaaagatctagagttggaagtccatctacgaatgttgCGTTCCATCTAGATGTGGCTAATCGCTGCCCCAAATGCAAACTTTCCAGCAGTGTCACAAATGGATCTACCAGAGAAAGTCATGTCGATCCAAATCCGCTCTCTTAGAAGGGGAAGACGAGAATGCTTAGCTGGCCAGCATTTGGTGAGGACGGTCTTCTAGATGCGGGATGAGAAGGGAAATTCGAAGAAAAGGTGATTAGTATCTTTTAGACCATTTCAactgttgaatggggtaatgacttatgtctaatatgacactagccctctttatttacaacaatagagagaaggttttagagaattacaaagcCTATTAAACCCCTTAGGTTCTGTTTGGTAACTAAcacttttcctaaaacccataaaacccattatacaacactccccctcaagttggtgcatagatatcacatatgcccaactgacagataataggatgaaacatcttactactaagacctttagtaaatacatcagccagtTGTTCATTACAGTGAAAAAAATGCACAGTGATAAGGCCCAcatccagcttctctttgatgaagtgtcgatcgatctccacatgtttggttcgatcatgctggACAAGGTTGTGAGTAATGCTAATGGCAGATTTGCTGTCACAAAAGAGGTTCATGGTAATGGTAGCAGGATTAGCCAAAtcagtgaga is part of the Macadamia integrifolia cultivar HAES 741 chromosome 9, SCU_Mint_v3, whole genome shotgun sequence genome and encodes:
- the LOC122088618 gene encoding late embryogenesis abundant protein D-34-like, translated to MSQQQPQRPQQSGGQEQQQQQPIKYSDVFPVSGDLATKPIAPEDAAMMQSAENLVLGKTKTGGPASVMQSASKFNEEAGLVGHTDVNDVTAEEGVNVTEVQLPVGRIISESVAGQVVGQYAQPEPLQQRSTASVLEQNGITIGEALEASALTAGDKPMDRSDAAAIQAAEVRATRRNDIVPGGVAAAAQSAANLNERTMRDENKIKLADVLTGATAKLPADKAPTSQDAEGVVAAEIRNDPNLATHPGGVAASVAAAASLNQKNP